From the genome of Oxyura jamaicensis isolate SHBP4307 breed ruddy duck chromosome 2, BPBGC_Ojam_1.0, whole genome shotgun sequence, one region includes:
- the CDV3 gene encoding protein CDV3 homolog isoform X4 gives MAETEERSLDDFFAKRDKKKRKERSSRAAAAAASSSSAAASHNAAGAAAAAQGPRPADGGGSSNAASSGAAGSAKSKEEDDWKEFEQKEEIDYSGLRVQSMQISEKEEDESEKREEPGDNWEETGGGVDRSSGPWNKSAPAPAPVVETIVTEPPEPVQTGGVYRPPGAREGGRPRRAQQGPPEIYSDTQFPSLQSTAKLVDSRNLTSYSLS, from the exons ATGGCGGAGACGGAGGAGCGGAGCCTGGACGACTTCTTCGCCAAGCGGGACAAGAAGAAACGGAAGGAGCGCAGCAgccgggccgccgccgccgccgcctcttCTTCCAGCGCCGCCGCCTCGCACAACGCCGCcggggcggccgcggcggcCCAAGGTCCCCGCCCGGCTGACGGTGGCGGCAGCTCCAACGCCGCCTCCTCCGGCGCCGCCGGCTCGGCCAAGAGCAAG GAAGAGGATGACTGGAAGGAGTTtgagcaaaaggaagaaattgatTATAGTGGTCTTAGAGTTCAGTCCATGCAAATAAG tgaaaaagaagaggatgaaagtgaaaaaagagaagaacCTGGTGATAACTGGGAGGAAACCGGTGGTGGTGTAGATAGATCATCTGGGCCTTGGAACAAGTCAGCTCCTGCACCGGCACCTGTTGTTGAAACAATTG TTACAGAACCCCCCGAACCAGTTCAAACTGGCGGTGTATACAGGCCACCTGGCGCCAGGGAGGGCGGCAGGCCACGGAGAGCACAGCAAGGACCACCTGAAATCTATAGCGATACACAGTTTCCATCGCTGCAGTCCACTGCCAAGCTTGTAGACAGTCGAAA CCTAACATCTTATTCGCTTTCTTGA
- the CDV3 gene encoding protein CDV3 homolog isoform X6 has protein sequence MAETEERSLDDFFAKRDKKKRKERSSRAAAAAASSSSAAASHNAAGAAAAAQGPRPADGGGSSNAASSGAAGSAKSKEEDDWKEFEQKEEIDYSGLRVQSMQISEKEEDESEKREEPGDNWEETGGGVDRSSGPWNKSAPAPAPVVETIVTEPPEPVQTGGVYRPPGAREGGRPRRAQQGPPEIYSDTQFPSLQSTAKLVDSRK, from the exons ATGGCGGAGACGGAGGAGCGGAGCCTGGACGACTTCTTCGCCAAGCGGGACAAGAAGAAACGGAAGGAGCGCAGCAgccgggccgccgccgccgccgcctcttCTTCCAGCGCCGCCGCCTCGCACAACGCCGCcggggcggccgcggcggcCCAAGGTCCCCGCCCGGCTGACGGTGGCGGCAGCTCCAACGCCGCCTCCTCCGGCGCCGCCGGCTCGGCCAAGAGCAAG GAAGAGGATGACTGGAAGGAGTTtgagcaaaaggaagaaattgatTATAGTGGTCTTAGAGTTCAGTCCATGCAAATAAG tgaaaaagaagaggatgaaagtgaaaaaagagaagaacCTGGTGATAACTGGGAGGAAACCGGTGGTGGTGTAGATAGATCATCTGGGCCTTGGAACAAGTCAGCTCCTGCACCGGCACCTGTTGTTGAAACAATTG TTACAGAACCCCCCGAACCAGTTCAAACTGGCGGTGTATACAGGCCACCTGGCGCCAGGGAGGGCGGCAGGCCACGGAGAGCACAGCAAGGACCACCTGAAATCTATAGCGATACACAGTTTCCATCGCTGCAGTCCACTGCCAAGCTTGTAGACAGTCGAAA GTAA
- the CDV3 gene encoding protein CDV3 homolog isoform X5 yields the protein MAETEERSLDDFFAKRDKKKRKERSSRAAAAAASSSSAAASHNAAGAAAAAQGPRPADGGGSSNAASSGAAGSAKSKEEDDWKEFEQKEEIDYSGLRVQSMQISEKEEDESEKREEPGDNWEETGGGVDRSSGPWNKSAPAPAPVVETIVTEPPEPVQTGGVYRPPGAREGGRPRRAQQGPPEIYSDTQFPSLQSTAKLVDSRKY from the exons ATGGCGGAGACGGAGGAGCGGAGCCTGGACGACTTCTTCGCCAAGCGGGACAAGAAGAAACGGAAGGAGCGCAGCAgccgggccgccgccgccgccgcctcttCTTCCAGCGCCGCCGCCTCGCACAACGCCGCcggggcggccgcggcggcCCAAGGTCCCCGCCCGGCTGACGGTGGCGGCAGCTCCAACGCCGCCTCCTCCGGCGCCGCCGGCTCGGCCAAGAGCAAG GAAGAGGATGACTGGAAGGAGTTtgagcaaaaggaagaaattgatTATAGTGGTCTTAGAGTTCAGTCCATGCAAATAAG tgaaaaagaagaggatgaaagtgaaaaaagagaagaacCTGGTGATAACTGGGAGGAAACCGGTGGTGGTGTAGATAGATCATCTGGGCCTTGGAACAAGTCAGCTCCTGCACCGGCACCTGTTGTTGAAACAATTG TTACAGAACCCCCCGAACCAGTTCAAACTGGCGGTGTATACAGGCCACCTGGCGCCAGGGAGGGCGGCAGGCCACGGAGAGCACAGCAAGGACCACCTGAAATCTATAGCGATACACAGTTTCCATCGCTGCAGTCCACTGCCAAGCTTGTAGACAGTCGAAA ATACTGA
- the CDV3 gene encoding protein CDV3 homolog isoform X2 — MAETEERSLDDFFAKRDKKKRKERSSRAAAAAASSSSAAASHNAAGAAAAAQGPRPADGGGSSNAASSGAAGSAKSKEEDDWKEFEQKEEIDYSGLRVQSMQISEKEEDESEKREEPGDNWEETGGGVDRSSGPWNKSAPAPAPVVETIVTEPPEPVQTGGVYRPPGAREGGRPRRAQQGPPEIYSDTQFPSLQSTAKLVDSRKDKEMEKSFEVVKHKTRDTEPS, encoded by the exons ATGGCGGAGACGGAGGAGCGGAGCCTGGACGACTTCTTCGCCAAGCGGGACAAGAAGAAACGGAAGGAGCGCAGCAgccgggccgccgccgccgccgcctcttCTTCCAGCGCCGCCGCCTCGCACAACGCCGCcggggcggccgcggcggcCCAAGGTCCCCGCCCGGCTGACGGTGGCGGCAGCTCCAACGCCGCCTCCTCCGGCGCCGCCGGCTCGGCCAAGAGCAAG GAAGAGGATGACTGGAAGGAGTTtgagcaaaaggaagaaattgatTATAGTGGTCTTAGAGTTCAGTCCATGCAAATAAG tgaaaaagaagaggatgaaagtgaaaaaagagaagaacCTGGTGATAACTGGGAGGAAACCGGTGGTGGTGTAGATAGATCATCTGGGCCTTGGAACAAGTCAGCTCCTGCACCGGCACCTGTTGTTGAAACAATTG TTACAGAACCCCCCGAACCAGTTCAAACTGGCGGTGTATACAGGCCACCTGGCGCCAGGGAGGGCGGCAGGCCACGGAGAGCACAGCAAGGACCACCTGAAATCTATAGCGATACACAGTTTCCATCGCTGCAGTCCACTGCCAAGCTTGTAGACAGTCGAAA GGataaagaaatggagaagagcTTTGAAGTAGTAAAACACAAAACTAGAG ATACTGAGCCTTCGTAA
- the CDV3 gene encoding protein CDV3 homolog isoform X3: MAETEERSLDDFFAKRDKKKRKERSSRAAAAAASSSSAAASHNAAGAAAAAQGPRPADGGGSSNAASSGAAGSAKSKEEDDWKEFEQKEEIDYSGLRVQSMQISEKEEDESEKREEPGDNWEETGGGVDRSSGPWNKSAPAPAPVVETIVTEPPEPVQTGGVYRPPGAREGGRPRRAQQGPPEIYSDTQFPSLQSTAKLVDSRKDKEMEKSFEVVKHKTRGN, translated from the exons ATGGCGGAGACGGAGGAGCGGAGCCTGGACGACTTCTTCGCCAAGCGGGACAAGAAGAAACGGAAGGAGCGCAGCAgccgggccgccgccgccgccgcctcttCTTCCAGCGCCGCCGCCTCGCACAACGCCGCcggggcggccgcggcggcCCAAGGTCCCCGCCCGGCTGACGGTGGCGGCAGCTCCAACGCCGCCTCCTCCGGCGCCGCCGGCTCGGCCAAGAGCAAG GAAGAGGATGACTGGAAGGAGTTtgagcaaaaggaagaaattgatTATAGTGGTCTTAGAGTTCAGTCCATGCAAATAAG tgaaaaagaagaggatgaaagtgaaaaaagagaagaacCTGGTGATAACTGGGAGGAAACCGGTGGTGGTGTAGATAGATCATCTGGGCCTTGGAACAAGTCAGCTCCTGCACCGGCACCTGTTGTTGAAACAATTG TTACAGAACCCCCCGAACCAGTTCAAACTGGCGGTGTATACAGGCCACCTGGCGCCAGGGAGGGCGGCAGGCCACGGAGAGCACAGCAAGGACCACCTGAAATCTATAGCGATACACAGTTTCCATCGCTGCAGTCCACTGCCAAGCTTGTAGACAGTCGAAA GGataaagaaatggagaagagcTTTGAAGTAGTAAAACACAAAACTAGAG GTAACTAA
- the BFSP2 gene encoding phakinin produces the protein MPLPRRRSSFLGQQPPASTTESAAGPGRRVSVGGLSRPPGVYVGSVPTGGVSSLGTRVSRRALGISSVFLQGLRSSCSAVPLAAGLEKGRGLSYESLNGCLVEYIEKVRALEQVNQELEEHIRVYLDKKSSSVGSWGALRESWEAIYHQVGEAVLENARLMLHTENIQACAEDFKDRYENEQPFRKAVEDEINSLYKVIDDANLTKMDLESQIESMKEELTLLSKNHEEDVKVLYKQLAGSQLEELDVPLGSGLDNILEKIRIHWERDIEKNRAETGALLRTKQQAEATAAVRSQEEELVEGLRTEFHETACKIQSLQAETESLRTLKRGLENSLYDAKHWHDIELQNLGSVISKLEAEMAEIKAETEQQQRDRENLLTNKQQLEKDIAAYHCLLDGEQSS, from the exons ATGCCCTTGCCGAGGCGCCGGTCGTCCTTCTtggggcagcagccccctgcctccACGACAGAgagcgcggcggggcccgggCGCCGTGTGAGCGTGGGGGGCCTGTCGAGACCCCCCGGCGTCTATGTGGGCTCCGTGCCCACCGGAGGAGTGAGCAGCTTGGGCACCCGTGTGTCCCGCCGAGCCCTGGGCATCAGCAGCGTCTTCCTCCAGGGCTTGCGCAGCTCCTGCTCCGCCGTGCCCCTGGCCGCGGGGCTGGAGAAGGGCAGGGGGCTCTCCTACGAGAGCCTGAACGGCTGCCTGGTGGAGTACATCGAGAAGGTGCGAGCCCTCGAGCAGGTCaaccaggagctggaggagcacaTCCGAGTCTACCTGGACAAGAAATCCTCCAGCGTGGGCAGCTGGGGCGCGCTGCGGGAGAGCTGGGAGGCCATCTACCACCAG GTGGGTGAAGCAGTCCTTGAAAACGCCCGTCTCATGCTGCACACCGAGAACATTCAAGCCTGTGCTGAAGACTTTAAAGACAG GTATGAAAATGAGCAGCCATTCAGAAAGGCAGTGGAAGATGAAATTAATTCCCTTTATAAAGTGATTGATGATGCTAATTTAACTAAAATGGATCTGGAGAGTCAGATAGAAAGCATGAAAGAAGAGCTGACTTTGCTGTCAAAGAATCATGAAGAA GACGTGAAGGTATTGTACAAACAGCTTGCTGGATCTCAGCTGGAAGAACTTGATGTTCCCCTGGGAAGTGGCCTGGACAACATACTGGAAAAAATCAGAATCCACTGGGAGAGAGACATCGAAAAGAATCGTGCTGAGACGGGTGCCCTGCTCCGTACCAAG CAACAGGCTGAAGCGACAGCTGCAGTGCGAAGCCAGGAGGAAGAACTGGTGGAGGGCCTCAGAACCGAGTTCCACGAAACTGCCTGCAAAATACAGAGCTTGCAGGCCGAAACTGAATCCTTGAGAACCTTG aagaggggtctggagaactCCTTATATGATGCCAAGCACTGGCATGACATCGAACTGCAGAACCTAGGCTCTGTCATTTCCAAGCTGGAGGCAGAGATGgcagaaatcaaagcagaaactgagcagcagcagcgggatCGTGAAAATCTGCTGACCAACAAGCAACAGCTGGAGAAAGACATTGCTGCATATCACTGCCTTCTGGATGGAGAGCAAAGCAG cTGA
- the CDV3 gene encoding protein CDV3 homolog isoform X1, which produces MAETEERSLDDFFAKRDKKKRKERSSRAAAAAASSSSAAASHNAAGAAAAAQGPRPADGGGSSNAASSGAAGSAKSKEEDDWKEFEQKEEIDYSGLRVQSMQISEKEEDESEKREEPGDNWEETGGGVDRSSGPWNKSAPAPAPVVETIVTEPPEPVQTGGVYRPPGAREGGRPRRAQQGPPEIYSDTQFPSLQSTAKLVDSRKDKEMEKSFEVVKHKTRGRDEVSKNQALKLQLDNQYAVLGDQ; this is translated from the exons ATGGCGGAGACGGAGGAGCGGAGCCTGGACGACTTCTTCGCCAAGCGGGACAAGAAGAAACGGAAGGAGCGCAGCAgccgggccgccgccgccgccgcctcttCTTCCAGCGCCGCCGCCTCGCACAACGCCGCcggggcggccgcggcggcCCAAGGTCCCCGCCCGGCTGACGGTGGCGGCAGCTCCAACGCCGCCTCCTCCGGCGCCGCCGGCTCGGCCAAGAGCAAG GAAGAGGATGACTGGAAGGAGTTtgagcaaaaggaagaaattgatTATAGTGGTCTTAGAGTTCAGTCCATGCAAATAAG tgaaaaagaagaggatgaaagtgaaaaaagagaagaacCTGGTGATAACTGGGAGGAAACCGGTGGTGGTGTAGATAGATCATCTGGGCCTTGGAACAAGTCAGCTCCTGCACCGGCACCTGTTGTTGAAACAATTG TTACAGAACCCCCCGAACCAGTTCAAACTGGCGGTGTATACAGGCCACCTGGCGCCAGGGAGGGCGGCAGGCCACGGAGAGCACAGCAAGGACCACCTGAAATCTATAGCGATACACAGTTTCCATCGCTGCAGTCCACTGCCAAGCTTGTAGACAGTCGAAA GGataaagaaatggagaagagcTTTGAAGTAGTAAAACACAAAACTAGAGGTAGGGATGAGGTCTCAAAAAACCAGGCACTTAAACTTCAGCTAGACAACCAGTATGCTGTGCTTGGGGATCAGTAG